In bacterium, the genomic window CGTCAGTAAGTTTGGTAAGTTCTTCCACTGTTGCGCTGGCCTGTTTTTCTTTGACTTCTTTGAGCTTGTTTTCAACCTCTTCTTTAACATCAGCCGGAACTTTGTCGCCACCATCTTGGAGCGCTTTTTCGGCAGTGTAGACCAGAGTATCGGCGCGGTTGCGGGCTTCAATTTCTTCTTTTTTCTTGGCATCCTCAGCGGCATGCTCTTCGGCTTCTTTGGCCATGCGCTCGGACTCTTCTTTTGATAGTCCGGTCGAGCCGGTAATGGTGATCTTTTGCTCTTTGTTTGTAGCTTTGTCTTTGGCCGAAACATTGAGAATACCGTTCGCATCAATATCGAACATCACTTCAATTTGGGGCACTCCCCGAGGGGCGGGTGGAATCCCATCCAGCATGAAGCGACCGAGAGATTTGTTGTCGGTAGCCATGGGGCGCTCGCCTTGCAGAACGTGAACTTCAACTGTAGTTTGGTTGTCTCCGGCAGTGGAGAAAACTTCGGTTTTCGAAGTTGGAATAGTCGTGTTGCGGGTGATCAGAGGGGTCATGACTCCACCCAGAGTTTCTACTCCTAAAGAAAGGGGAGTGACATCGAGCAAAACTACATCTTTAACCTCACCTGTTAGTACCGCTCCTTGGACCGCCGCTCCAATAGCGACGACTTCGTCAGGGTTGATCCCTTTGTGCGGTTCTTTGCCAAAGAATTTCTTGACTGCTTCGCCAACAGCTGGCATACGGGTCATTCCCCCGACAAGAACCACTTCATCAACTTTGGCCACTTCAATGCCGGCGTCTTTGAGAGCAGTTTGGGTGGCAGCAAAAGTTTTTTCAATCAGCTCGTTAACCAGACTTTCAAGTTTGGCTCGGGAAATCTTCACGACCAAGTGCTTTGGTCCGGAGGCATCCGCAGTCAAGAAGGGGATATTAACTTCGGTCTCAGCAGTCGAGGACAGTTCAATTTTGGCTTTTTCAGCTCCGTCGCGCAGACGCTGCATTGCTTGTTTATCAACTGCTAAATCAACGCTGTTTTCTTTTTTGAATTCTTCAACGAGAAAATCAATGATTTTTTGATCAAAATCATCTCCACCCAAGTGAGTGTCTCCGGCAGTGGATTTGACTTCAAAGACCCCTTCACCCAGCTCAAGAATCGAGATATCAAAGGTTCCGCCGCCGAGATCGTAAACGGCAATGGTGTGACCGTGAGATTTTTCTAGTCCGTAAGCCAGAGCAGCCGCAGTCGGTTCGTTGATAATGCGTTTCACGTCCAGGCCGGCGATTTCTCCAGCTTGTTTGGTGGCTTGGCGCTGGGCGTCATCAAAATAGGCTGGAACGGTGATTACTGCTTCAGTTACTTTTTCACCAAGATAGCTCTCGGCGT contains:
- the dnaK gene encoding molecular chaperone DnaK; amino-acid sequence: MSKIVGIDLGTTNSAAAVMEGGQPKVIPSSEGENTTPSVVDPIKRVVGRVAKRQAVVNPKTTIFSVKRLMGHKFSDKSVQEDSKWLPYSVKSGQNDMAVVEVEGKTFTPQEISAQILQKIKADAESYLGEKVTEAVITVPAYFDDAQRQATKQAGEIAGLDVKRIINEPTAAALAYGLEKSHGHTIAVYDLGGGTFDISILELGEGVFEVKSTAGDTHLGGDDFDQKIIDFLVEEFKKENSVDLAVDKQAMQRLRDGAEKAKIELSSTAETEVNIPFLTADASGPKHLVVKISRAKLESLVNELIEKTFAATQTALKDAGIEVAKVDEVVLVGGMTRMPAVGEAVKKFFGKEPHKGINPDEVVAIGAAVQGAVLTGEVKDVVLLDVTPLSLGVETLGGVMTPLITRNTTIPTSKTEVFSTAGDNQTTVEVHVLQGERPMATDNKSLGRFMLDGIPPAPRGVPQIEVMFDIDANGILNVSAKDKATNKEQKITITGSTGLSKEESERMAKEAEEHAAEDAKKKEEIEARNRADTLVYTAEKALQDGGDKVPADVKEEVENKLKEVKEKQASATVEELTKLTDELNQSLLKIGQAMYSQEQAAAPAEGQTENPTEGEAPAEGKKDEGSGTVEGEVVDEEKK